From Heteronotia binoei isolate CCM8104 ecotype False Entrance Well chromosome 17, APGP_CSIRO_Hbin_v1, whole genome shotgun sequence, one genomic window encodes:
- the DCLRE1C gene encoding protein artemis isoform X3: MQVSLEVETPTQISLVDEASGEKEDLVVTLLPAGHCPGSVMFLFQGGNGTILYTGDFRLAKGEAARMELLHSGNRVKDIQSVYLDTTFCDPKFYQIPSREECMKGILELVRSWITLSLYHVVWLNCKAAYGYEYLFTNLSEELGVRVHVNRLNMFENMPEIISHVTSDRHTQIHACRHPRDDELFRGNRLPCGMTSRDGRHLHIISIKPSTMWFGERTQKTSVIVRTGESSYRACFSFHSSYSEIQDFLNYIRPVNVYPNVIPVGTTEDKVIEILKSCCRSYRKNHKLSYKPLGALKRSKAMDVADIAGDDGDDELFDTELIPVRHKILKLEPETMLLQNQPENSQGNTKETSYKAVSMSTSFQVDFLECEESNDEEEEEEEEEETGKERTLAEVLPHPVDSTATLNDLGRLIPLEQRGTQQQSNKELPKWDAFFKQTVEEQEASEHEDCCLPIRDSGEPESPYLFSDEEEFSDSTHISSQTSSQSTHISEQGSQGWDSQVDTIFISSQEQKLDFSPLKRAEGRAMFYTSHPPTGENRADIQSCKPLEHGMSCIKNFLAEYKTRAHEGTSAVPVLRDTVQLQSISERRSLQEKSAVLSPEAHISSLSSSSFEIPSTPDIEIPVPDKLCS, from the exons GTTTCTCTGGAAGTTGAAACACCAACTCAGATTTCTCTAGTTGATGAAGCCTCTGGTGAG AAAGAAGATCTCGTGGTGACGCTGCTGCCAGCTGGCCACTGCCCAGGATCGGTCAT GTTTCTGTTTCAAGGTGGAAATGGCACTATTCTGTACACGGGGGACTTCAGACTTGCAAAAGGAGAAGCTGCCAGAATGGAGCTTTTGCATTCAGGGAACAG AGTGAAAGACATCCAGAGCGTGTATTTAGATACCACTTTCTGCGACCCCAAATTTTATCAGATACCAAGCAGA GAGGAATGTATGAAGGGCATCTTGGAGCTGGTGCGCAGCTGGATCACTCTAAGTCTCTATCATGTGGTCTGGCTGAACTGCAAAGCAGCTTACGGCTATGAATATTTATTCACAAACCTAAGTGAGGAGCTTGGTGTCCGG GTACATGTGAACAGATTGAACATGTTTGAAAACATGCCGGAAATCATCTCTCATGTGACCTCAGATCGGCACACTCAGATCCACGCCTGTCGCCATCCACGG GATGATGAATTGTTTCGAGGGAACCGGCTGCCTTGTGGAATGACTTCCCGGGATGGGAGGCACCTGCACATCATTAGCATCAAGCCATCGACAATGTGGTTTGGAGAAAGAACACAGAAAACCAGTGTAATAGTCAG GACTGGGGAGAGTTCGTACAGAGCTTGCTTTTCGTTTCACTCTTCTTACAGCGAG ATCCAGGACTTTTTGAACTACATTCGGCCAGTGAATGTCTATCCCAATGTAATTCCAGTGGGGACAACAGAGGACAAAGTTATAGAAAT CTTAAAGTCATGCTGCAGATCATACAGAAAAAACCATAAGCTGAGCTACAAGCCACTTGGAGCACTGAAGAGATCCAAGGCAATGGATGTGGCCGACATAG caggtgatgatggtgatgatgaactGTTTGATACAGAATTGATTCCTGTTAGACACAAAATTCTAAAACTGGAGCCAGAGACTATGCTCTTGCAGAATCAGCCTGAAAACTCTCAGGGGAACACAAAGGAAACAAGCTACAAGGCAGTTTCCATGTCTACATCTTTCCAGGTGGATTTTTTAGAGTGTGAGGAATCCaatgatgaagaggaggaggaggaagaggaagaggaaactgGGAAAGAGAGAACTCTAGCTGAAGTTCTGCCTCATCCTGTGGACTCTACTGCTACACTGAACGATCTAGGAAGATTGATTCCTTTAGAGCAAAGAGGAACTCAGCAACAGTCTAACAAGGAGCTACCAAAGTGGGATGCCTTCTTTAAGCAAACTGTGGAGGAACAAGAAGCCTCTGAACATGAAGACTGCTGTTTGCCCATCAGGGACTCAGGTGAGCCCGAGTCCCCATATCTGTTCAGTGATGAGGAAGAATTTAGCGACTCAACTCACATCTCTTCCCAGACCTCTTCTCAGTCAACACACATATCTGAACAAGGTAGTCAGGGCTGGGACAGCCAGGTGGATACCATTTTCATCTCCTCTCAAGAGCAAAAGCTTGATTTTAGCCCTCTGAAGAGGGCAGAAGGCAGAGCTATGTTCTACACATCTCATCCCCCCACTGGGGAAAACAGAGCAGACATACAGAGTTGCAAACCTTTGGAGCATGGCATGTCTTGTATAAAGAACTTTCTTGCTGAATACAAAACCAGAGCCCACGAAGGAACTTCAGCAGTGCCTGTTCTGAGAGACACTGTGCAACTTCAGTCAATTAGTGAGAGGAGGAGCCTCCAAGAGAAGTCAGCAGTGCTCAGTCCTGAGGCACATATAAGCTCTCTGAGCTCTTCTAGCTTTGAAATCCCTTCTACCCCAGACATAGAGATCCCCGTACCAGACAAACTTTGTAGCTAA